ttttttttttttttacctgacaACAAATGTTTTATCTCCAAACCCTGGTGTCATTCCTAAAATGCTCATGTAAGAAGCTTCATTGATGAAGTTTTCAATCCCATGGAAGACACCACAGCTAGTAGCAGAGATGCGTCCATGGATGCCCCCTTGGCCGATGGGTTTACCAGTAACATAGGCGTGTGCATTAATATCCTGTAAGAGGGGGTAATTGAAAGAATGAAATGTCAAGTCCAGTTTCTCTGTTGAACAAATATAATGAATTAAAGTCAAAGCACATTCTCATTTAATGCTAAttaggagtgtgtgtgtatgaatgtattTAAGGTACACTTTCACCAATAGAGACGAGACTCACTTTTTCAGCTTTCTGTTCCtagaaaatacaataaagtggactacgttttctttttttctttttcgagatggagtttcgctcttgttgcccacgctggagtgcaatggcgcgatctcggctcaccgcaacatctgcctcccgggttcaagcgattctcctgcctcagcctcccgagtagctggattgcaggcatgtgccaccacgcctggctaattttgtagttttagtatggacagggtttctccatgttcctcaggctggtctcgaactcccaacctcaggtgatccacccacctcggcctcccaaagtgctgggattacaggcatgagctaccacgcccagcaaattagACTATATTTTCTGACGGAAAAAAAAGAGTGTAGGGATTGAATATCAAGTAAGTACAAATAACATCACAAAAGTGGAGCTAGCTCAGCCTAAAGCTATCATTCCTTCAACAAGTATTTAAGCACTACTAAATCAAGGTACATACGCATCCCATTCACGAGTGTCTTAAAATCTACTATAAGACTTGAATATGTCACCAAAACAGAGCCTGAGACATGAAGAGGCTTTACAATTTTCTTGGATGGGAAGACTCAATGTTGTATTgtgccactttttaaaaaggaagtttttAATATAACTTGATACTTAATATAACATGATATTCAAGTTCATCTAAGAGTAGACTAACGAAAGTATttaatgaagtattttaaaaatggtatattTGGTTGAGAGTCCTGTGCTTCTCTGTGAGCAGAGTATCTTTGGTAGCAGTGGTTAGGTCTGCAAAGTGGAGATGGGGGTTAGCAGTCTTCACCACCCATCTTTCTGTCCTCTTTCAACTGAAGATGTGCATATATTCTTGTTCAGAAACAGgtgtaattagaaaaaaagaagaatgggcCTCAGGAGGGCTTCCCTTCCAAGACATCAACTATACTATAAACACGGCCACGAGAACACTGCAGAATAAACTCACCGGTAGACCAGGAGTAACTAGAGACAGTCTTATTTTGTATAGACACCGCCGGAAACGGAAATTCACAGTGGCGCCGACTCGCCGGAgggaaacaaaaaggcagaaaaaaagagactggcaaaattttcatttcaatataaaatgaaaatctatataaaattttaagtcagTGGCAAAAGTACGAAATATTCAATAAACTTGTTGAAGCAATTTGCTATccatgtaaacaaaataaaatgccttACTTTACACCAAACCCCTAACTCCCAACATATCCCTAACGTTCCAGCTGGCTGAATTAAAAAGTGATCTGTTCTTTATctgtattgtttaaatatttttacagacAGAACTTagaattatattatttgtataagtaccaagaaaaaggatgaaagcaaggaagaaaaacGGTCTAGTAAAGGTGATTTAAAGAATTAGTTTTCCCACAGTTTGCTTTCATGAATAATTAACACTTATGAATACAGAAATGCAAACCGAGTGCCAAAGGCTTTTAAACAGTGAGAATTCAAATGCTGGAGCTGAAGGAAATACTGTCTGGGGTCAGGCCTGGCGCCAACTGCCAGGCTCCCCAGCATACGTAATGGTCctgaaagcagagagaagaatACATTCTCCCACCAACACTGCACTTCTAGGTGGGGCTAGGACAAAGAGGGCGGCACGTTCCAGCTGACATCTAGAAATGAGTAACAAAAACAATTGCGTCCCACCCTTAGGCCTTGATTTGAGATTTGTTATCACTTAAAGGAAAATTGCGCACCAGTATAGTTCAAGGGGCTGTGCTTCACAAGACTTTCTCTTGCTGTTAGCACTGAGAATGAGCTACAAATAACAACATAATGCCCACTGGTTTGCATATTCAATGTAGTGTCTTGCTTAAAAAGAACAAGAGACCAGCTGGGCagggtgactcacgcctgtaatcccagcgctttgggaggccgaggcgggtggatcacctgagaccagcctggccaacatggtgaaaccccatctctactaaaaatacaaaaaaattagccgggataatggcaggcgcctgtattcccagctacttgggagtctgaggcaggagaatctcttgaactcg
This genomic stretch from Nomascus leucogenys isolate Asia chromosome 18, Asia_NLE_v1, whole genome shotgun sequence harbors:
- the GLUD1 gene encoding glutamate dehydrogenase 1, mitochondrial, which gives rise to MYSSLCFQDHYSLFFCLFVSLRRVGATVNFRFRRCLYKIRLSLVTPGLPDINAHAYVTGKPIGQGGIHGRISATSCGVFHGIENFINEASYMSILGMTPGFGDKTFVVQGFGNVGLHSMRNLHSFGAKCIAVGESDGSIWNPDGINPKELEDFKLQHGSILGFPKAKPYEGSILEADCDILIPAASEKQLTKSDAPRVKAKVTTL